A genome region from Bacillaceae bacterium IKA-2 includes the following:
- the thrS gene encoding threonine--tRNA ligase yields the protein MEQVKITFPDGAVKEFDKGVTTEDIAASISPGLKKKAVAGKLNDIVVDLLLPITEDAKVEIVTLDSKEGLVVYRHSTAHLMAQALKRLYPDIKLGIGPVIENGFYYDVDMEHVLKPEDLLLIEKEMKKIINENVKFERKVVVREEALRIYKEIDDHLKIELIEELPEGEEISIYEQGEFFDLCRGPHLPSTSKIKALKLMSIAGAYWRGNSDNQMLQRIYGTAFPKQAQLDEYLHFIEEAQKRDHRKLGKELELFMFSEESPGMPFYLQKGQIIRTELEDFSRDLQRKAGYDEVRTPFMMNQRLWEQSGHWDHYHENMYFSDVDNTKFALKPMNCPGHMLIFKNELHSYRDLPIRMAEFGQVHRHELSGALNGMLRVRTFCQDDAHIFVTPEQIESEIKEVFKLIDKIYTTFGFEYSVELSTRPENSMGDDKLWDQAEDALRNVLVDLELDYQLNEGDGAFYGPKIDFHIKDALKRSHQCATIQVDFQMPEKFDLTYIDENNNKVPPVVIHRAIYGSIDRFFGILIEHFAGAFPTWLAPVQVEIIPVNDVHLDYAKEVRAKLQEANVRVHIDTRNEKMGYKIREAQMKKIPYLLVLGDKEQEDVAVNVRKYGEQKSEATGLETFIFSIKEEISSRKNNL from the coding sequence CAAAAGTTGAAATTGTCACGCTTGACTCAAAAGAAGGTTTAGTAGTATATCGTCATAGTACAGCACACTTAATGGCGCAGGCTCTTAAGCGCCTGTATCCAGATATTAAATTAGGAATTGGGCCAGTGATTGAAAACGGCTTTTATTATGACGTTGATATGGAGCATGTCCTAAAGCCAGAAGACTTACTACTAATTGAAAAAGAAATGAAAAAAATTATTAATGAAAATGTAAAATTCGAACGTAAAGTAGTTGTTCGTGAAGAAGCTTTACGTATTTATAAGGAAATTGATGATCACTTAAAAATCGAGCTAATTGAAGAGCTTCCTGAAGGTGAAGAAATTTCAATTTATGAGCAAGGTGAATTCTTTGATCTTTGCCGGGGACCCCATTTACCTTCAACTTCAAAAATAAAAGCATTAAAGCTAATGAGCATTGCAGGTGCTTATTGGCGCGGTAATAGCGACAACCAAATGCTCCAACGAATTTATGGCACAGCTTTTCCAAAACAAGCTCAACTTGATGAATACCTACACTTCATTGAGGAGGCGCAAAAGCGTGATCACCGTAAATTAGGCAAAGAGCTAGAGCTGTTTATGTTTTCTGAAGAGTCTCCAGGTATGCCGTTTTATTTACAAAAAGGACAAATTATTCGTACAGAATTAGAGGACTTTTCAAGAGACTTACAACGAAAAGCAGGCTATGATGAAGTTCGGACTCCGTTTATGATGAATCAACGCCTTTGGGAGCAATCTGGTCATTGGGATCACTACCATGAAAACATGTACTTCTCTGATGTAGACAATACAAAATTTGCGCTGAAGCCAATGAATTGTCCTGGTCATATGCTGATTTTCAAAAATGAGCTTCACTCATACCGTGATCTCCCGATTCGGATGGCTGAATTTGGACAAGTTCATCGCCATGAGTTAAGTGGTGCGTTAAACGGCATGTTGCGTGTTCGGACATTTTGTCAAGATGATGCTCATATTTTTGTAACACCAGAGCAAATTGAGAGTGAAATTAAAGAAGTGTTTAAGTTAATCGACAAGATTTATACAACATTTGGTTTTGAGTATTCTGTCGAGCTATCGACTCGCCCTGAAAACTCAATGGGTGACGATAAGCTTTGGGATCAAGCAGAAGACGCGCTTCGTAACGTACTCGTCGATCTTGAACTAGATTACCAATTAAACGAAGGTGATGGAGCTTTTTACGGACCGAAAATTGATTTTCATATTAAAGACGCTCTTAAGCGTTCGCATCAATGTGCGACAATTCAAGTTGACTTCCAAATGCCAGAGAAATTTGATTTAACCTATATCGACGAGAATAATAATAAGGTTCCCCCTGTTGTCATCCATCGTGCTATTTATGGTTCAATTGATCGTTTCTTTGGAATTTTGATTGAGCATTTTGCTGGAGCATTCCCAACATGGCTGGCACCTGTTCAAGTGGAAATCATTCCGGTAAATGATGTTCACCTTGACTATGCGAAAGAAGTGAGAGCAAAGCTTCAAGAAGCTAATGTTCGTGTTCACATTGATACTCGTAATGAAAAAATGGGCTATAAAATACGTGAAGCACAAATGAAAAAGATTCCTTATCTTCTTGTTTTAGGTGATAAGGAACAGGAAGATGTAGCAGTGAACGTTCGTAAGTATGGTGAACAAAAATCCGAAGCGACTGGGTTAGAAACTTTTATTTTTAGTATCAAAGAGGAAATTTCGTCGAGAAAAAATAATTTATAA